A region of Pseudomonas putida DNA encodes the following proteins:
- a CDS encoding PA2817 family protein has translation MANPHLEYHLQLLNHLRTILVALGEAEQVPEENHALFLERFDELLALLPQDPLQSQYLGQDLMCQVIQRYPQIAHLVPRDLLWFFAGDCLHFMPDEELSLYQALEERRYECEQRGEAFDWFEQKQLLASRAADTRH, from the coding sequence ATGGCCAACCCCCACCTGGAATACCACCTGCAACTGCTGAACCACCTGCGTACCATCCTGGTGGCACTGGGTGAAGCCGAGCAGGTACCGGAAGAAAACCACGCCCTGTTTCTCGAACGTTTCGACGAACTGTTGGCGCTGTTGCCGCAAGACCCACTGCAAAGCCAGTACCTGGGCCAGGACCTGATGTGCCAGGTCATCCAGCGCTACCCGCAAATCGCCCACCTGGTGCCACGGGACCTGCTGTGGTTCTTCGCCGGCGACTGCCTGCACTTCATGCCCGATGAAGAACTGAGCCTGTACCAGGCACTGGAAGAGCGCCGCTACGAATGCGAACAGCGTGGCGAGGCCTTCGATTGGTTTGAACAAAAGCAGCTGCTGGCTTCGAGGGCGGCCGATACTCGCCACTGA
- a CDS encoding fimbrial protein translates to MASIINFEGTVTGPGTCPIDVVTPGGPSLPLINLGNYNSFNFTAAAQETPAKYFALRIPATCVTGIQNAHATFLAGYGPHPTVNTLYALRSGLGYTTGLGLAINDITSRLSPGTESGAYEVTDARDTDMVFSARLVSTAATVTEGQIDTNITFSVDIR, encoded by the coding sequence ATGGCCAGCATCATCAACTTCGAAGGCACTGTCACCGGCCCTGGCACCTGCCCCATCGACGTCGTTACCCCAGGGGGCCCAAGCCTGCCCCTGATCAACCTGGGTAATTACAACTCATTCAACTTCACCGCAGCCGCACAGGAAACGCCAGCGAAATACTTTGCATTGCGTATCCCGGCAACCTGCGTGACCGGCATACAGAATGCTCACGCTACCTTCCTCGCGGGCTACGGCCCCCACCCGACTGTTAACACGCTCTATGCCCTCAGAAGCGGCCTTGGCTACACCACCGGCCTGGGCCTGGCGATCAACGACATCACGAGCCGCCTCAGCCCCGGTACTGAATCGGGCGCCTACGAGGTGACTGACGCTAGAGATACCGATATGGTCTTCTCGGCTCGCCTTGTCAGCACTGCAGCAACAGTGACCGAAGGGCAGATCGATACCAACATCACCTTTAGTGTTGATATCCGCTGA
- a CDS encoding acyl-CoA dehydrogenase has translation MWLLWLVGLVIGAAFLTHRRMAPLQILGLMAAYVLLMGIFSRAPSWLLALIWGVLALKVALVALPDWRRKVFTGPVFNWFQRTLPPMSQTEREAIDAGTVWWDGELFSGRPDWRTLIAYPAPKLTDEEQAFLDGPTEELCAMVSDWQIGQDLDLPPEAWAHIKHNGFFALIIPKEYGGKGFSAYAHSQVAMKLATRSGDLASTVMVPNSLGPAELLLHYGTDEQRNHYLPRLASGQEIPCFALTGPLAGSDAGAMPDTGVICKGQWNGEEVLGLRLNWEKRYITLGPVATLLGLAFKAYDPDHLLGDEEELGISLALIPTDTPGVDIGKRHLPLGAAFMNGPNSGKDVFVPLDFLIGGQAMLGKGWMMLMNCLSVGRSISLPAVGTGAAKYTSLVTGQYANIREQFNVPLAAFEGIQESLARIGGNAWLMDSARLLTAKAVDLGEKPSVLSAILKYHLTERGRECIQHAMDVHGGKGIIMGPNNYLGRNWQGAPIFITVEGANILSRNLMIFGQGAIRCHPFVLKEMALAGREDRDQALKEFDDLLMKHIMFAAGNAASTLVFNLGLGRLESVPGDALSQGYFRALNRQAAAFALLADLSMMLLGGALKRRERLSARLGDVLSYLYLSSAALKRYHDLGSPEHMQPLLRWAMEESLGQAENALDRLLDNFPNRFVGCALRVLVFPFGRRHTGPSDELDAEVAALIGRCKGDPALEELLSGCFRPKADGDPVAALQRACDLLDETAPLRKALQRAIKEDKVHPAPEQSVIDAAVASGALQPDEGQRLQAAEQARRAVIEVDAFDKAQLRPEQGKVR, from the coding sequence ATGTGGCTGTTGTGGTTGGTGGGGTTGGTAATAGGCGCGGCGTTTTTGACGCATCGGCGCATGGCACCCTTGCAGATACTGGGCCTCATGGCAGCCTACGTGCTGTTGATGGGCATATTCAGCCGTGCACCCAGCTGGCTGCTGGCACTGATCTGGGGCGTACTGGCACTGAAGGTTGCCCTGGTGGCACTGCCCGACTGGCGGCGCAAGGTGTTCACCGGCCCGGTATTCAACTGGTTCCAGCGCACCCTCCCGCCCATGTCGCAAACCGAACGCGAAGCGATCGACGCAGGGACGGTGTGGTGGGACGGCGAGCTGTTCAGTGGCCGCCCCGACTGGCGCACCCTGATCGCCTACCCGGCACCCAAACTCACCGACGAAGAGCAGGCCTTCCTCGATGGCCCCACCGAAGAACTCTGCGCGATGGTCAGCGACTGGCAGATCGGCCAGGACCTCGACCTGCCGCCCGAAGCCTGGGCGCATATCAAGCACAATGGCTTCTTCGCCCTGATCATTCCCAAAGAATACGGCGGTAAAGGTTTTTCTGCCTACGCCCACTCCCAGGTGGCAATGAAACTCGCCACACGCAGCGGAGACCTGGCGTCCACGGTGATGGTGCCCAACTCCTTGGGCCCGGCCGAACTGCTGCTGCACTATGGCACTGATGAACAACGTAACCACTACCTGCCGCGGCTGGCCAGCGGCCAGGAGATCCCCTGCTTCGCCCTTACCGGCCCCTTGGCAGGCTCCGACGCCGGTGCGATGCCCGACACCGGTGTGATCTGCAAAGGCCAGTGGAACGGCGAAGAGGTGCTCGGCCTGCGCCTGAACTGGGAGAAACGCTACATCACCCTCGGCCCGGTCGCCACCCTGCTGGGCCTGGCCTTCAAGGCCTACGATCCAGACCACCTACTGGGTGATGAAGAGGAACTGGGCATCAGCCTGGCACTGATCCCCACCGACACCCCTGGCGTGGATATCGGCAAGCGTCACCTGCCGCTGGGCGCGGCGTTCATGAACGGCCCCAACAGCGGTAAGGACGTATTCGTGCCGCTGGACTTTCTGATTGGCGGCCAGGCCATGCTCGGCAAGGGCTGGATGATGCTGATGAACTGCCTGTCGGTGGGCAGGTCCATCTCCCTGCCTGCGGTCGGCACCGGCGCGGCCAAGTACACCAGCCTGGTCACCGGCCAGTACGCCAACATTCGCGAGCAATTCAACGTACCACTGGCCGCCTTCGAAGGCATTCAGGAGTCCCTCGCGCGCATCGGCGGCAACGCGTGGCTGATGGACAGCGCCCGGCTACTGACCGCCAAGGCCGTGGACCTGGGTGAAAAACCCTCGGTGCTGTCAGCGATCCTCAAGTACCACCTGACCGAGCGTGGCCGCGAGTGCATTCAGCATGCCATGGACGTGCATGGCGGCAAGGGCATCATCATGGGCCCTAACAACTACCTCGGCCGCAACTGGCAAGGTGCGCCGATCTTCATCACCGTCGAGGGCGCCAACATCCTCTCGCGCAACCTGATGATCTTCGGGCAAGGGGCGATCCGCTGCCATCCGTTCGTGCTCAAGGAGATGGCCTTGGCCGGCCGCGAAGACCGCGACCAGGCCCTCAAGGAATTCGACGACCTGTTGATGAAGCACATCATGTTTGCCGCCGGTAACGCGGCAAGCACGCTGGTGTTCAACCTGGGCCTGGGTCGCTTGGAGAGCGTACCGGGAGATGCCTTGAGCCAAGGCTACTTCCGCGCCCTCAACCGCCAGGCTGCCGCCTTCGCCCTGCTGGCCGACCTGTCAATGATGCTGCTAGGCGGCGCGCTCAAGCGCCGCGAACGCCTGAGTGCGCGCCTGGGCGACGTGCTGAGCTACCTGTACCTGTCCAGCGCCGCGCTCAAACGCTATCACGACTTGGGCTCACCCGAGCACATGCAGCCGCTGTTGCGCTGGGCCATGGAAGAAAGCCTGGGGCAGGCGGAAAATGCCCTGGACCGACTGCTCGACAACTTCCCCAACCGCTTTGTCGGCTGTGCGCTGCGCGTGCTGGTATTCCCCTTTGGCCGTCGCCACACCGGCCCGAGCGATGAGCTGGATGCCGAAGTGGCGGCGCTGATTGGCCGTTGCAAAGGCGACCCGGCGTTGGAAGAACTGCTCAGCGGCTGCTTCAGGCCAAAAGCAGACGGTGACCCCGTGGCCGCATTGCAACGGGCCTGCGACCTGCTGGACGAAACCGCCCCCCTGCGCAAGGCGCTGCAGCGGGCGATCAAGGAAGACAAGGTTCACCCGGCCCCCGAGCAATCGGTGATCGATGCAGCAGTCGCAAGTGGCGCACTGCAGCCGGATGAAGGGCAACGGCTGCAAGCGGCTGAGCAAGCCCGCCGGGCGGTGATCGAGGTGGATGCCTTCGACAAGGCGCAGTTGCGGCCTGAACAAGGCAAAGTACGTTGA